The following are encoded in a window of Gossypium raimondii isolate GPD5lz chromosome 13, ASM2569854v1, whole genome shotgun sequence genomic DNA:
- the LOC105767414 gene encoding ABC transporter G family member 20 — MEIEELPCEEHHQILDIHIAGSSYPPFVLSFKNLTYDVKVSTKSGFPFRWKKPSVSSGNTTKSLLRGISGEAKEGETMAILGASGSGKSTLIDALANRISKQSLKGSITLNGEVLDSDVLKVISAYVMQDDLLFPMLTVEETLMFSAEFRLPRSVSKSKKKARVQGLIDQLGLRNAAKTVIGDEGHRGVSGGERRRVSIGIDIIHDPILLFLDEPTSGLDSTSALMVVKVLQRIAEGGSIVIMSIHQPSSRILGLIDRLIILSQGRTLYSGSPSNLPQFFSDFGHPIPNNENPSEFALDLIRELEGTSSGTQILFEFNKTWKASSMDDNGGDDTISNRRCTLPLKDAIAKSISRGKLVSGGNGANHSSSVPSFANPFYIELMVLSKRLLTNSRRMPAKFAVRLGTITVTGIVLATMFWQLDDSPAGVQERLGCISISIATIFFNCITEVPTFIQERYIFMRETAYNAYRRSSYVLARSLTHIPLLFNLSVTLSLITFWTVGLAGGVPGFLFFFVTILASFWAGSSFAAFISGVIPDVFLAFVSGIAIVSYYLFLCGFLVARDRLPKYWLWFHYISLVKYPYEAILQNEFLDPTKCFVLGVQLFDQSALATLPAPVKSELLESLGRVVGRNITRSTCLTTGKDILKQQGIVELSKWKCVWVTVAWGFFFRILFYLTLLFGSKNKRK, encoded by the coding sequence ATGGAGATCGAGGAATTACCTTGTGAAGAACATCATCAGATCTTAGACATTCACATTGCCGGTAGTTCATACCCCCCTTTTGTTCTTTCCTTCAAAAACTTAACTTACGATGTCAAAGTTAGCACCAAATCTGGGTTTCCCTTTCGTTGGAAGAAACCAAGTGTTTCTTCAGGAAATACAACCAAGAGCTTGCTCAGAGGGATCTCAGGTGAAGCGAAAGAAGGCGAAACAATGGCGATTTTAGGTGCAAGCGGGTCGGGTAAATCGACCCTGATTGATGCGCTTGCAAACCGGATTTCAAAGCAAAGCCTCAAAGGCTCCATCACTTTGAATGGGGAGGTCTTGGATTCCGACGTGTTGAAGGTGATTTCAGCTTATGTTATGCAAGATGATCTTTTGTTTCCGATGTTGACAGTGGAAGAGACGCTCATGTTTTCGGCCGAGTTCCGGCTTCCTAGGTCGGTTTCCAAGTCGAAGAAGAAAGCTAGGGTTCAAGGTTTGATCGATCAACTAGGGTTGAGAAATGCAGCAAAGACTGTGATTGGCGATGAAGGTCATAGAGGTGTTTCGGGAGGTGAACGAAGGCGAGTTTCCATCGGTATCGATATAATTCATGATCCAATACTATTGTTTCTCGACGAACCGACTTCTGGTCTCGACTCAACTAGTGCGCTCATGGTTGTTAAGGTCCTTCAACGAATTGCAGAGGGTGGAAGCATTGTAATAATGTCAATCCATCAACCAAGTTCGAGGATTTTAGGACTCATTGATCGCTTGATAATCTTGTCACAAGGAAGAACATTATATAGCGGTTCTCCATCGAATCTCCCACAGTTCTTCAGTGATTTCGGGCACCCAATTCCAAACAACGAAAACCCATCCGAGTTCGCTCTTGATTTGATCCGTGAACTCGAAGGAACATCATCAGGAACCCAGATTTTATTCGAATTCAACAAGACATGGAAAGCTTCATCAATGGATGATAATGGCGGCGATGATACTATTTCCAACAGACGATGTACTCTTCCACTTAAAGACGCCATAGCAAAAAGCATTTCTCGTGGAAAGCTCGTCTCTGGGGGCAATGGTGCCAATCATTCATCATCAGTTCCATCTTTTGCCAATCCATTTTACATCGAACTGATGGTACTGTCAAAACGATTGTTAACAAACTCGAGACGGATGCCGGCGAAGTTCGCAGTCAGATTAGGGACGATAACTGTCACCGGAATCGTCCTCGCCACCATGTTTTGGCAGCTGGATGACTCCCCCGCCGGTGTCCAAGAGCGATTAGGTTGTATATCCATTTCCATCGCCACAATCTTCTTCAACTGTATTACCGAAGTTCCCACTTTCATTCAAGAACGATACATTTTTATGCGAGAAACCGCATACAATGCTTATCGACGTTCTTCGTATGTTCTCGCTCGTTCTTTAACCCACATTCCATTACTATTCAACCTTTCCGTCACCTTGTCGTTGATAACCTTTTGGACCGTCGGCCTCGCCGGCGGCGTCCCCggttttttattcttcttcGTGACAATTCTCGCCTCGTTTTGGGCCGGAAGTTCTTTCGCGGCGTTTATTTCAGGAGTAATCCCCGACGTCTTCCTTGCCTTCGTTAGCGGCATCGCTATTGTCTCCTACTACCTCTTCCTTTGTGGCTTCCTTGTGGCTCGAGATCGGTTACCTAAATACTGGCTATGGTTTCATTATATCTCATTGGTTAAATACCCATATGAAGCTATCTTGCAGAATGAGTTCCTTGATCCAACGAAATGCTTTGTTTTGGGCGTTCAACTGTTCGATCAGTCGGCACTTGCAACACTGCCGGCGCCGGTGAAGAGTGAGCTATTGGAGAGCTTGGGGCGTGTCGTGGGGAGGAATATAACGAGGTCAACGTGTTTAACAACGGGGAAAGATATTCTAAAGCAACAAGGGATCGTGGAGTTAAGTAAATGGAAGTGTGTGTGGGTTACAGTTGCATGGGGCTTTTTCTTTaggattttattctatttaacGTTGTTGTTTGGGAGTAAGAACAAGAGGAAGTAA